One Longimicrobium sp. DNA segment encodes these proteins:
- a CDS encoding helix-turn-helix domain-containing protein, which translates to MMTDESDAPVEYTPSSGNVFADLDLPDSDELLAKSELVHHIVSLIRRRKLTQKDAAVLLETTQPTVSDLVRRRLDRFSLERLFGFLNRLDRDVQIVIRPKRRSQRAAAITVRTEARPESTGKAAAA; encoded by the coding sequence ATGATGACGGACGAATCCGATGCGCCGGTGGAATACACGCCCAGTTCAGGCAACGTGTTCGCGGATCTGGATCTGCCGGATTCGGACGAGTTGCTGGCAAAATCCGAACTCGTCCATCACATCGTTTCGCTGATCCGGCGGCGGAAGCTCACGCAAAAAGACGCGGCGGTGCTGCTGGAAACTACCCAGCCGACCGTGTCGGACCTCGTGCGGCGGCGGCTGGACCGGTTCTCTCTCGAGCGGCTTTTCGGATTTCTGAACCGCCTGGACCGGGATGTTCAGATCGTCATCCGGCCGAAGCGGCGCAGCCAGCGAGCGGCGGCGATCACCGTCCGCACCGAGGCACGGCCGGAAAGCACCGGAAAGGCCGCCGCGGCGTGA